A stretch of DNA from bacterium:
CTCTCTGGGCCGCAAACTGGCAGTCACTGGCAGCGGCCGGGGCAATCTCAGTCATCGCGGCCTTAACGCAAATCGCTACGCCTGCGATGCGCCGGAGGCGCTGCACGCTCTGCTGCACCGGTTTGATCACGATTGGCTGCGACGCGAACTGCTGGAACAGGGCGTTCTCACCTATTGCAGCGACGACGGATGGTGTTACCCCGTGTCCCATTCCGCCGCAGCGGTCTCTGCCATTCTGGCCATCGCAGTGGCGAAACACAAGGTTGTCGTGGCGACAGGGTGCAAAATAACCGCAGTGAAAAAAAACGACGATGGTTTTGATGTGAAGGATGATCACGGCGACGGCAGAACCGTGCAGCGTCTCATCGTCGCCACCGGCGGCAAAGCGCATCCGCAGCTGGGCGGCGACGACAGCGCGTTAGCCTGGCTCGCCGAACTGGGTGTGACGGTGCGACCTATGCGGCCGGCCTTGGCGCCGCTGATCGCTGAGATGCGCTCTTTGCACAAACTACAGGGCGTTCGTCTGGATGTGGCGGCTGAATTATACGGAAACGGCCGTCTGCTGGGCCGATCGATGGGCAATCTGATTTTCACTCAATTCGGGGTGAACGGCCCGGCGGCCATGGATCTCAGCCATTTGGTCGACGCCTCCCCGCATCAACCCATGCAGCTCCTGCTGAATTTTCTTCCGAATCAATTGGAGGACTTTATGATGCTGGTTCGAAAAAAAAAACAACCGGGGTGGCCGTTGCTGGCGTTGCTCGAGTCGGCGCTGCCGGCTAAGCTGGCAGCCCGGATCGTAAGCAAGTTGGATGTGCCCATGGATCAGGATTTAGCCACGCTTAGCGAAGAGCAGGGCAGCCGGCTGATGTCGCTCCTGACCGCTTTTCCGATTTCCGTTACAGGAGTCAAAGATTTTCATCATGCCCAGTTGACTGCCGGAGGGGTGCCGCTCAGTGAGATTGATACCGCCACAATGGAATGCCGTCGTGTCCGTGGTTTATTTCTCGCCGGTGAAGTCCTGGATGTTGTAGGACCATGTGGCGGTTTCAACCTTCATTTCGCGTTCGCATCAGGCGCTCTGGCAGGCATCGGTGCAGGACGACTTTGATCCACTTGGTCATGGCTAATCCCGCAAAGCCAGTTCAGTCTGCACCCGGTTAAAAAATTCAACCGGCGTGTCCGTCGCCGTCGTCTTGACTTTAGCACAGAGCGAGTCATCGGCGATATAAGCGTAGGTCAGGTTGGCCTGAGCGCGTACGATGGGCTCTTTGTCCTTTTTACACACTTGGTCCACCGCCAGCATCATTTCGGAGAGGTCCAGGGCTGGAAAGCAGGATTTCAATTTAGCCAACTGATAGAGGGCGCTGGTGCGCACACCGAGATTCTCGGACTTTAAGCACTCCTTATACCCTTGCAGGGCTTTACACAACCGCGCTTTGTCCGGGCAATCAG
This window harbors:
- a CDS encoding aminoacetone oxidase family FAD-binding enzyme, yielding SLGRKLAVTGSGRGNLSHRGLNANRYACDAPEALHALLHRFDHDWLRRELLEQGVLTYCSDDGWCYPVSHSAAAVSAILAIAVAKHKVVVATGCKITAVKKNDDGFDVKDDHGDGRTVQRLIVATGGKAHPQLGGDDSALAWLAELGVTVRPMRPALAPLIAEMRSLHKLQGVRLDVAAELYGNGRLLGRSMGNLIFTQFGVNGPAAMDLSHLVDASPHQPMQLLLNFLPNQLEDFMMLVRKKKQPGWPLLALLESALPAKLAARIVSKLDVPMDQDLATLSEEQGSRLMSLLTAFPISVTGVKDFHHAQLTAGGVPLSEIDTATMECRRVRGLFLAGEVLDVVGPCGGFNLHFAFASGALAGIGAGRL